From the Lolium rigidum isolate FL_2022 chromosome 2, APGP_CSIRO_Lrig_0.1, whole genome shotgun sequence genome, one window contains:
- the LOC124689277 gene encoding transmembrane protein 53-like, giving the protein MAKFTAYGAGTAKAHVQPHHLTAHTAHQQIPRRKPLSMTGRAHRRPHLLPTMRVPLNRPLVVFSSSPSPLPQQSRAMAMAACSVRLLAAAHRRSVVYRHARRPVACCLSFPRSPGGGSGPSFRGRASLSSISLPSSSAAAAPFSLLPPDSDPFIQWDPPPPQDTSSGSPFGAGRGGEEGPALVVLLGWLGARQKHLRRYADLYRDRGVGSVRFVVPVRDLVGLDLGRRVELRVADLSAEIAAWCDADRRRTLLFHTFSNTGWLAYGAVLENLQSRADIIERIRGCIVDSAPVLEIRPEVWAAGFSAAMLKKSSTLTGPSADCPDGSTLNGALNKVNSVSDLTKPSWGETFLLSTLHKFFEIVLHVPDVNQRLRKVLAVLSEKQPSCPQFYLYSTADRVIPAECVESFISTQRSLGLSVSAHNFVSSPHVDHYRSFPHLYSAKIDEFLKICSPARV; this is encoded by the exons ATGGCAAAATTTACTGCCTACGGCGCCGGCACAGCCAAGGCCCACGTGCAACCCCATCACCTCACTGCCCACACAGCCCATCAGCAGATCCCACGACGGAAACCACTGTCCATGACAGGCCGGGCCCACCGCCGGCCGCACCTCCTGCCGACCATGCGCGTGCCATTAAATCGTCCGCTCGTCGTCTTCTCTTCTTCCCCATCGCCACTGCCGCAGCAGAGCAGAGCCATGGCGATGGCGGCCTGCTCcgtccgcctcctcgccgccgcgcacCGCCGGAGCGTAGTGTACCGCCACGCGCGCCGCCCCGTCGCGTGCTGCCTCTCCTTCCCGCGCAGCCCCGGCGGCGGGTCCGGGCCCTCCTTCCGCGGCCGCGCCAGCCTCTCCTCCAtctccctcccctcctcctccgccgccgccgcgcccttcaGCCTCCTCCCGCCGGACTCCGACCCCTTCATCCAGTGGGACCCGCCGCCCCCGCAGGACACCTCGTCCGGCTCGCCGTTCGGggccggccgcggcggcgaggagggcccCGCGCTGGTGGTGCTGCTGGGGTGGCTGGGCGCGCGCCAGAAGCACCTGCGCAGGTACGCCGACCTCTACCGCGACCGCGGGGTCGGGTCCGTGCGGTTCGTCGTCCCCGTCCGCGACCTCGTCGGCCTCGACCTCGGCCGCCGCGTCGAGCTCAGGGTCGCCGACCTCTCCGCCGAGATCGCCGCCTGGTGCGACGCCGACCGCCGACGCACGCTCCTATTCCACACCTTCAGCAACACCGGCTGGCTCGC TTATGGTGCAGTACTTGAGAATCTACAATCAAGGGCTGATATAATTGAGAGGATAAGGGGATGCATTGTGGACTCTGCACCAGTTCTAGAGATAAGACCGGAG GTCTGGGCTGCTGGTTTCTCTGCTGCCATGCTAAAGAAAAGCAGTACTTTGACAGGACCTTCAGCTGACTGTCCTGATGGGTCTACTTTGAATGGTGCCTTGAACAAAGTTAATTCTGTCTCCGATTTGACGAAACCATCATGGGGTGAAACTTTTCTTCTGTCAACTCTTCACAAGTTCTTTGAGATTGTCCTTCACGTACCTGATGTAAATCA GAGACTACGCAAGGTCCTCGCAGTTCTCTCGGAGAAGCAGCCGTCCTGCCCCCAGTTCTACCTGTACAGCACAGCCGACAGGGTAATACCCGCCGAGTGCGTAGAGAGCTTCATCAGCACGCAGAGATCATTGGGGCTGAGCGTGTCCGCCCACAATTTCGTCTCGTCGCCCCATGTGGACCACTACCGGAGCTTCCCTCACCTGTACTCGGCCAAGATCGACGAGttcctcaagatctgttccccggCTAGAGTATGA